The Anguilla rostrata isolate EN2019 chromosome 2, ASM1855537v3, whole genome shotgun sequence genome contains the following window.
TTGTGATTGATGGACTGACAGGGTCAGGAAATCCTCAGAGAATTTCAGAGGGGAGCAGGGGCCTGGTCTTTAGCCAGTCTGTGGGGCCTGGGTCCCAGTACTTTCAGTTACCCAAAAACATCTGCACCTGTGATAACAAACTTGAGGGAAGCCCTGGTGGTTTTAATTATCATACAGGGCAACTGGAGCAAAAGAGCTCAACCTTCCATATGCTCAATCAAAACCATCTATAGGAGTCATTGAATTATTCAGCCAGCTAGGCTCCCCAGGAGTGAAACCAAGGAAACAGAACAGCAAAGGGaagtaatgttttaattttctggAAGGTGATACAGTAAAACTTTACTTGAAGTATTGTGAAATTATTACAAAGCATCATGTTTCCATTTGTGTGAGAAAAAAAGCCTGAACACTACCTCATAGCATACAGTGCAAATGTTCATAAATCTTTATAATAGCTTGCGGAAAGTGTTAGGCACTGCTTACGAAAACATAACAGGTGCTGCTGATCATGATGCGTTTTGAAAACAGTGTACGTGAAATATATAGTCAGTCTGAATAGCTACATTCTGTTTTATTGCACTGACTAAAGATATTtactacattttattatataaaggCACATATAACCATTTTTTCTGTGGTAGCAGACTATTAACAAAAATTGGTAATGCACATGCTTGTAGCATTTTTTCAGTCATGCAGGTCTTTGTTGTGAAAAGCTAGTCAAAATGGGTGGCATCTTAATAGCACTGAGGTCTCCCTAACTGCTCCCTCCATTTCACCTGTTAAAACCGAAATCCACTGTCCATGTCAAGCACAGACCTGCTTTTCTTATCTCCAAGTACCTGCTGCTTCAACAAGGTGGTTTTATGgagtaaaacaaaacatgctCCAGCAGAAGACAAACAGAGAATCCcattgttctgttctgttcaggtCAAAGAGATAACATCAGAACTGCAGCTGACAGCGTCATCATCCTGAGATCATCTCTTAAGGAATTTCTACCCTTTTGCCCCCCATTATGAGTTCAGCAGTGCAAATCTGACCTTCTGTCAAGCGTGCGCAAAAACAGCGTCACCATAACTGTGCAACTGCGTTAGCACTATTCTCTTAATGTTTTTGAAACCATAGACCACCCTACAGAAAGTGGGTTTAGTGGGATACTTGGTTGAAGCAACTGTGCCACAGTCATTGGAGTGGTGCATTATGATAACATGTCATACTGCAAAAAGAGGGAGCCATTGCTTTTCCATTTAGCAATGTCAGACAGCAGACTGTATCGCATACTGGATCTTCACTGTTTTTGAGTGTTTTCAGTCAAAAGTTTGATTCACAACTATTGATTCACAATGTTCTTTCAGAGCCACTTCAGCGTtcctttcagaattttttttaaacattttccgTTTTGGTCACTCACCTTTGCTTCAGAATCCACCCACTGTCTATTCACCATCACTCCCTTTCCTTTCATAATCACCATTGCACATTTCACTTACCTTTTTGGtgctaaatataaaaaaaaatagtgagatttttaatacaaagaaaaacatgtaaACGACCTCTTATCGACAAAAAACCTGCCCTTTTGCCATCGTGAAACAATAAGACAttcttgtttgttcatttaataaCCATATGTTTCTGAGCACAAAACTGGTGCATGTTTATGGGCTTTCTATGGCAAAAAGTCAATCTTTCTAAACAAATTTTGTCTTGTTCTGATCTCTCTTTATTGCTGTTTGAAGAACATGTTTTTGGAGCTGACAAAAGCATTCCACCACGATCCCCTGGAATACTCTGCCATTGTACACTTGGTATCAAAAGAAGCAAGTGCCTTGTATCAAGGAGTTCTTCCCATTAGCCTTGTTGTGCATCATCAAAATATACGGGCACCTTATACTTTGTCCTCACTCTTTGGGTTTAAATTCACATTGCTGCTCACTCCCATGACCTGTTGGCATGATAGcgttctgtttgtctgttttcagGTGAACTACATCTGTGTTCATAAATGCTGAGAGATTGTTTAGCTTCTAGatataatattttaacattattaaaTGTGCACTGCAAGTGTACTCTGATTGTAGTGTGCCTATATAACTCAAGGGTTTCTTATCCTTTTCGTCTTGCAGCAAGCACTAATAAAATTCCTCAGAAATGTGTTCATCTGCTTTTGATGTTAATGGCACATGTCATTGCCCCAAAGTTTGTTTTGCAAAAGTATTGAGAACAGCTCTGTCTGCCCCACAGATGGGTGCACTGGGAAAAGAAATGTGCacatgaaaatagaaaatagtcCAATGTTGACAGTTCAGTTCTTTGATgatataattaaatacatttcctgCCAGTGTAGTTGTATCCATATGatacaagtgtttttttaaactttcactGTATTagtcaaaattaatttgaatagtTCCTCTGAAAAAGTACATGCtagcatatttcaaataatactTCAGAGAAAAACAAGCAGATCTGTACGGCTGGTGAATTTGTCTTGATTGTGTATGTCTgttcttatgtgtgtgtatgtgtgcaaataTTTGTGCCAGGTGGAGAAGCAGCGCTCTGACCTGACCCGTGAACTGGACGAGCTGACTGACAGGCTGGAGGAGGCAGGGGGAGCCACCGCTTCCCAGGTACACAGGAGAGAGCTGGCTTTGCTCTCTGCTGCAGAGCTTGATCCGTTCTGCAATAGATAATTACTCTGATCAGATacccacaggcagaaaagagaaCCTTCATATTGTCATTATCTGGTCCTGAGTTTCTACTCTAAAGCAAGCAaaactcacacgtgcacacgtgcaGCATTTCTGTCAGTTGTTTCCGGTTAGAAAGGGCCCTTGTTTCTGTTGGGAATATCTGCTGGGTCAGGGTCAGGCTAAATGGCTCTCTCTTGTCCTCTCCCattgccctctctctttctttctgcagaTGGAGGTGAACAAGAAGCGCGAGGCGGAGCTGCAGCGTTTGCggcgggagctggaggaggcttCCCTGCAATCTGAGTCCCTGGGGGCCTCCCTGCGGAAGCGCCACGGGGAGGCGTTGGCGGAGCTGGGGGAGCAGTGCGAGAGCCTGCAGAGGACCCGTGTCAaactggagaaggagaagcagaaCCTCCGTTTGGAGGTGGAGGATCTGGCCGCCTCGGTGGACAACCTCCAGAAGGCCAAGGTCAGGTCGGCCGATGCTCACGCACATAGCTCAGTTTGCACTCATATGTGATTGGTTCTGTCAATGTCAGTGCATCATCAGCACAAAATGGGCTGTACTGAGGGTCCAAGAGCAGAGAGGCTGTGGCTTTCATTCACAGAATGGGTGGGTTATTTAGTGTGGTAGACAATGGAGAAATGACACCATATCCACACTGGCACAAATGACAAGACCAAAGCAGGCATTTGTCTTTTGGAAGGCCAGCGATGAAAATTCCTCACTTCTTTCATCACAGGCATCCAGTGACACCCAGCTGCACAAGCTAGAAGACTTGCTTACCGAGGCCAACTCCAGGAATGAGGACCTGCAGAAGGCGCTGACTGAGGTGAACGTTGCCAAGAACCGGCTGACAGGTGATTAAAATCTAATATAAAATCTTGTAACACCTCCAGGTGTAATTCATGCTCCTCCCCAGAGCAGCAGAAACTTGTAAAAGTGTAAATTCATCTTGTTAATAGTGGACATATATGGGATTTaacattgtattcatttttttctcctctttggcaattatcattttatttgatatttcataaaataagtatttttctCAGAGTAGAAAGATTGAGAGGAACAGAGCTGATAAATATCTTCTTTATCCATCAGGTAAAGGTTTGAAATCCATTGTAATTGTTGATTGACAGGAATGCTGGCTCATTTCAACCTCTTGTCACAATACCACATGACTGAAAAAAGGGAAAGTCAATGGTTATCTGGTCTGGCCAGAGCTGTGGTAAATGGTGAGAAGATGAGGATTTAGTTGGGTCAGAGAGTAGCTGGAGCCAAGTCGACAGGGCCAGCTGCCAGACACCACAGGACTCCATCAGCTCAGACCTGCAAATCACTTAATGCGAAAACCCAAACAAACGAAATGAATGACTAAACGGCTTCACAGTTTCTGCATCCTCCTGCATTCAAGCTTGGTAATGACAGAGCCTTGGCCACATCCTGCTTAATATTAACCTCCAAAGCCCTTGAATGAAGTAGGGTGGAACAGAGGAGTATCATTAAAAGTAGTCATGAGGTTTTCAATGCTCAACAATTCCATAAGCCAGAAAAAGACAGTGTTTTTCCCATACGTCAGAAACCCATATCAAATGACCGTGCTTGGAAAAAGAAGGCTTTGTGGGTTTCAAAGACGCACTGTAGCCGTAGTTATGTGTCAATCACTGCCTGTCACAAATGATTCATAGGAAGTTTGTATTTTGTGCAAATTGGACCTCCTTTATTCCTCTGCCCAGCTGATAACAACGACCTCAGTCGTCAACTGGAGGATGCAGAAAACCGAGCCGGCCAGATGAGCAGGACCAAAACCCTGCTGGCATCTCAGAATGACGAGCTCAAGAAGCAACTGGAGGAGGAGATAAAGGTACAGCAGGCCCACATCATCACTGCTCTGTAAGCCTAAACCTGTCCGATGTCTTCGCAGCCCATATATAAATCATGCATTCTTATCATTATGTGCTTCAACGctcatttttcaaaacagtGCTGTGCATGTTTTATGCCATCTGTCTCAGATATTTTGATACCTTGTGTGGTGAACTGAACTAAGGGGAAGTTACTGCAATTAATACACCCATTTTACATTCCATTCTTTTCATTCCATGTCAAATCTGCCTCTGAAGGACGTTACAGGATAATATTGTTAGCATAACACAAAATGCATAGTTGTGATAGAAAACAGActctttaaaacatgaaaaaattgCAAGAATTTTTCCATTACATATTGTAGCGAGTCTCTGAATTAGTGTCTGAATCAATATAACTTTGTAGTGATTTAAGGTTCCTCTGAAAGGTTTCTCATTAATAGAATGATGATAGGACATTAACTTGAAGTAACAATGTCCTACTGAAGTGCGTCAATATATCGCACTGAGATCATTAATGTTAGCTGACTAGTAGCATTATGTATAATGATGCTCTtcactatttttaatttaacctgTTAGACCTAACGGGCTGGCAAGCAGCTTGTTCCAGTGCCTTATGCAACCTATGTGACATCCACCCTTATATTTCTACAGTCTTCCATTGCACTAAATTGAATTAGGATCTACTGTAATCCAACTCTAGTGAAAAAATTAGCCTAGCGCATCATATGTAGATTTAACTTGTTTTCCATTACCGTTTCTGATGCACATCGAGTTGTAACAATATAATTCTATAATGGAAAAAAGGCTGTAGATATTAAAAGAGCACACATAACAGTTTATGCCAGTCTTTGGCATATAGCCTTACCAGTCTCTACACTGTGGGATTCACATAGTCTTGTTTTCTTCCATAGACAAAGATGGCACTGAGCAGCAGTCTGAGCACCTTGAGGCAGGATTCTGAGCTCCTAAAGGAACAACTGGAAGAAGAGCAGGAGAGCAAGTTGGAGCTGCAGCGTTTGGTGTCCAAGCTAAACAGTGAGGTCACACACTGGAGGACTCGCTATGAGGCTGATGCCATCCAGCACACAGACGAGCTTGAGGACGCCAAGTATGAGCCTGTTGAGCCTCACATGCTGCataagcaggcacacacacacacacacatacatgcacacacatacacaaacacacacacacatgcacaaacgcacacacatgcacctatCAATACAGTTGTTCAAAAccaagaatttaaaataaaatggctgatatttgtgtttatttgcatgtacatttatgtgtgtatgtgtgcatgttcgtgtgttaatgtgtttatgagtgaatgtgtatgtgcattaatgtgtgtatgtgttttctgCATTTCAGGAAGAAGCTGTCATCCCGGCTGCAAGAAGCTGAGGAAGCTGTAGAGGCCACTCAAGCCAAGTGTTCTAACCTGGAGAAGACCAAACAGAGGCTacagggagaggtggaggagctCTGTCTGGATCTTGAAAAGGTAGGGCTTACAACCAGATTCCAAACCATCCATGCAAATATATGACCTCAGattgttttaaatacatttgacactctccctctttctctctccatctattgctctctctctctctctctctctctccatctattgctctctctttctctctccctctctctctctctctctgtgtccaggCAAATGGCTCGGCAACAGTTCTAGACAAGAAGCAGAAGGTCATGGAGAAGCAGCTCTCTGACTGGAGGCAGAAGTGTGAGGACCTGGTGTCAGAGGTGGAGGGCTGCCAGAAGGAGAGTCGCCAGCACGCCACTGAGCTTTTCAAGCTGAAAACGACCTACGAGGAAGCTCTGGAACAGGGGGAGGCCCTACGTAGGGAGAACAAAGCCTTCCAGGGTAAGAGGCTGAGGGCCCAATACATGCTTATAATCCAAACCAATCCTCAAAGGTGAGACTGGAGACTGTTCACTAAATCTGGAACTGTTTAGGCTGCTTGGCTTTGAACTGGAATACTGTGGGTAAAACATGTCCCTCAGCAGTTCAGGGGCTGACCAACCCATGACCTGCAGGAAGTCCACAGCGCAGACCAACAACAGCTCTACAGACCCACCATTTGTCTtgtgtttaacttttttttcaaagctcTCCAACGTAAGGCGACActctcaccccccaccaccacccccttgCTTCAGGCCCCTGTGTTGTGTTTCTGATAAAGACCTCCCTGGTGTTATTTCAGAAGAGATAGCTGATCTCACAGACCAGCTTTCTGAAGGCGGGAAGAGTGTGCACGAGCTGCAAAAAGCTAAGAAGAAAatggagatggagaaggaggagctTCAGGCTTCGCTTGAGGAGTCTGAGGCTGCGCTGGAGGTATGGAGTACATCTGTTATCACCATGTCTGCTTGCTAGTTACACCAAGGGCTTAAATAAGGGCCCAAATACCTTGCCTGTGGGCATTTGAAGAACAAGCCTAGGTCTAACACATGCATACTTCAAAATGCACATTAGCATGCTATATGCCATATAAGGTTTccacttctctctttttccaaCACTACTCAATTCAAAATTTGTGTAAGAAATATGCAATAAACATTCAAATTCTCGCCTCTCAAATTTGAGCTTTGCAATAGATTCCAGACAGTAAACATTCTATTTTCTGTCTCCAAGCAATGgcttattatattttattcttttttagaGTAGAAGTAAGTTTGGCCATACATGGCAAAGGAAAACCCCTCCTGGGCTACAACCTGAATTAGCACTCCATAATTAGGTTTGTTGGTGATCTTGGCCAGTGATAAGAATAGATTGCTCAGTTTCCCCAGTTACGAAAATGTCTACCATTTGACTTGCCCGGGACCCCCGGGGTGATTAGCACAAGAAACTGAGATGTCATGCTTGCTAGATTACCTCCCCTGTTGCCTGAGGGCTAGCTTTTAAAACCTTCAACAAAGCCATGTCTTTATTGCCTCTGTCGTCAAGTGCAAGAATCATAGGGAAGTTGTCAAGCAAGTAAATACCTGAGGTGCAAGGTAGCTTGAGATATTCTGTCTTGAAAGGAAATATGTAAAATTCTTCAGTTGAACTATAACCTGCCAAAATGGGTGTGGAGCAGTACCATTTAGCATTTTGTTCAACACtcaattagaaataaataaataaaaactcttcTTTACTGCGAAGGTTGGTCTGCTGCTACAGTTATATTTCTAACATTCCAACATCTCCAgatgaattattttaatgtataaatagCGATATGGCTTTAGAGTGTGATATTCAgtattttctctctcacccATCTCAGGCAGAGGAGACGAAGGTCCTGCGTCTGCAGCTGGAGCTGTCCCAAGCCAAGGCGGAGACAGAGCGCAagctgcaggagaaggaggaggagtttgaaGCAGCCAGGTGATTTCTCTCTTCGTCACCCCAACGCTGTCTGCTATCTCCATCTGACCAGAATCTGTcatcacacacattacacttacGCTAATGTTCAGTTTATCTACGTGACATGCACGACAGAGCTATTGACTTCATGCTAGTTCCTGATTCAGTCTGATGAACATCGTCTGTATCTTGCTGCTAACActagcatctttcatttttttttctttcctgctcTCACTAATACAAGATAATTTCTCCTTCTCCTGGTAAGTTCCTTTCTCCTTTGGCTGCGACTTCCCCTGTGTTTGGGCATTTAGGCAACATCAGAAATTGCATCCAGTTCTACTAAAAAATAGTCTTTCTTACATGTTCAGTCCTTGGAAGTGTGTGAAGAATAGTGGAGTACTATAAGTATTATAGTACAGTTATTGATTGAGACACAATGATCTGTTTTCTGCCCCTGCTCAGAAAAAACTACCAAAGAACCCTGGAGTCCCTGCAGGCTAGCCTGGATGCCGAGGTGAAAGGTCGCACAGAGGGAGTGCGGGTAAAGAAGAAGCTTGAGAGTGACCTCAGTGAGCTGGAGCTCCAGTTGGATCTGCTGACTAAGAACAATGGGGAGCTGATGAAGACCATCAAGAAAATGCAGCAGCAAATCAAGGTGGGGAAGTCAGGGTCACGAGAACCCCCTACATGTGCATGGAAGTTGCTAGAATGTCAGAGCAGCATCATATTGTAATGGAGATGttacaaaataaagacaaaaaattacatgaataaacacatacattgaCTTTATCCTGCATCAGTATTTAAGCCATGCTGCTTTTAGATGCAACAAATTTTATAGCATTATGGGAAGTGGTCTGCTCCTAACATCGACATATAAATCTAACTGCGTGAGTATTTTGTTCTATATCTGTGACTAACATGTATTGTTTAATTCACAGTTCCctacacatacatgcaggcaTGTAGAGACAGCCATGCAGATAATAGACATTCCTTTTCAAAAAGAGACTATGACCAGTTAAATTTCTTTCCACACTCAACTAcagacaattaaaatgaaatatctggtttgtgtgtgcccaGACCCTTGAATTGATAGCACTGGAAGGTTACAGCACCATCTGCTGGATATTCTACATAATATTTCGTCAATGTGCACAAAGAGTGGTTAATTCCAGTTTTGTTGGGCTAGTCTGTacgcaggtttttgttttcaccaattAGCCtagctaaatgagctaattggttGTATGCACCCacactggttcactcatagactggatcacagtaaaatatttcatgtagaaatacaaaaacagtctTCAGTTGTCATTCATACACGtatcaagaaatgtagttaaaatgtcagatggcataaattttagggctaattaagtcattaagggcagaaacagatacagccctccttccccacctctgGGGTACACCCATACCACACAGGAAGTGTGGAGATACTTCACTGTGAGGAATCATGGATAATGTAACTGCTTTGTATTCCTTAGGGTTCTGAGTCAGTTATTATTCTGTCACAAGTGATTGACTGACCCTGTCCCTCCTGGTGTCCTTGGCAGGACCTGCAGGCTCAGATGGAGGAAGATTCACATCAGCATGTGGAGCTGCGTGAGGAGCACACCTTGCTGGAGCGCCGCTGCACCCTACTGGTGGGTGAGAGCGAGGAGACGCGCGCTGGGCTGGAAGCTGCAGAGCGGGCCCGCAAGGCCCTGGAGACGGAGCTGCTGGAGATGACTGAGAAGTACAACGAGATCAACAGCCAGGTCTgctcctgcttttttttaaatcccctaACCTACTGAGAGTAATTCATGTGAAAGTAAGaataaaaagtggaaaatgCAGACCATTAACCTTCAGAGCCACATGTGGACAGTAAGTCCTCAATCTGTTGCAGGACCATGTTTTAAATCACTAGATGGATGCTTGTGTTTTGTCAACTTTAAAGATGAAACTATAAAGGACCTGTCGGATGCTTTCAGTACATTTTCTTAGAAATGCCTCTACAATTGATAGCAGTGCACTTGTTCATTCAGTAATCAAACAGAAGAGTTATTTTCAGACAATGCACATTGAATAAACTGCAACAAATTTGTGAAATAACTGGAAATTTGCATTTGTCCACATGGGAATATCTTCTATATCATGAGAGAAATTTGTGTGAACGGGCATGCTGGGTATCTATGTAAAGGCAGCCTGTTTTTTCCTTGTGGTCTGCAGTTCCAGTCAGCTAACAGTGGGAAAAGGAAGCTGGAGGCAGACTTGCAGCAGCTCACACAAGAGCATGAGGAACTACATGGCGAGGTGCGAGCAGCCAATGATAAGGCAAAGAAAGCCACGTTTGAGGTATGCCACCCCTCTATCGAtgcgtgtgtctttgtgtgtgtgtgtgtgtgtccagttgGATCAAGCATATCAGCAAGGAATTTTGCTTTTACACCCTGCTGTGCAAGTGTGACGTGTGAGCGTTGCGTCCTGTGACAGGCTGCCCGGGTTGCGGAGGAGCTGCGTCATGAGCAGGAACACACGCTGCAGTTAGAGAGGGTGAAGAAGGGCCTGGAGGCTCAGGTCAAGGACATGACTGTGCGGTTGGATGAGGCAGAGCAGCTGGCCCTGAAGGGTGGCAAGAAAATCATTCAGAAACTGGAAGGAAAGGTACAACCTCTACATACCAAACAAGCCTTCACATATCTCCAGAATATAACCTCTATTTACCAAACAAACCTCCATATGCCTCCAGAATATAACCTCTACCTATCAAACAAGCCTTGAAATACCTCTACTTACTAAACAAGCCTCTGTATGCATCCAAAATACAATCGCTATTTACCAGATAAGCCTGTCTATGCCTCTAGAATACAACCTCTACCCAACAAGCAAGCCTATATATGTCTACAGAATAAAACCTCTGCTTATCAAACAAATCCCCTTAAGCCTTCAGAAAACAACCTATAACAGTGAACCCTCACACAAGCCTCCATATACCGTTGTAATATTAATCTACAAACCAAACACAAGATTAAATACAGTGCACCCTCTTTGCATTAAACATGAGCCTCCATACACCTTAAGAATAAGTCCCCGTATGTTTCCTAAGCATAGTGCACCTTGTATTTACCACATTAtctgccatttaaaatgtgtattaccTTGTAAGCTCTGAATCATTTAATATAACATCAAGGGTTTTTTGGCTTCTTCGTCTTTCACACAACAATGAACAGCCATTTCACACCCACTTGTTCTATTGGTAATGTGTAGTCAGTTGAACTCATCTTCTCTGTCATGTTTGTTCTTATGGTTTTGTCCTC
Protein-coding sequences here:
- the LOC135248415 gene encoding myosin-16 isoform X1, whose protein sequence is MDKKVCLIQTDFHQYRPTVTIHTKPLAHVNPLPQCTQSGMRESEELKKAIEHTDRLLSRVQELEEENAGLCKEKNEFLIRFQAGQESLQDTEQRCAQLTKAKRELEVQVAGLSERLEEEEGCAAQLAVQRHRLEAECCSLRRDLEELENTLGSVEKDKQSSDLNVQKLSAELSQREDVIQKLQKEKEHLVELSQQAIEDLQSEEETVNLLTKEKAKLQVQAEDLEYLLEQERKQRSDLEKSRRKLEGDSKMTMENLGEMAKMKSSLEEVIKRKDLEINATSSKLEEEEALNISLQRRNKEFQARIEELEEELETEKAMRAKVEKQRSDLTRELDELTDRLEEAGGATASQMEVNKKREAELQRLRRELEEASLQSESLGASLRKRHGEALAELGEQCESLQRTRVKLEKEKQNLRLEVEDLAASVDNLQKAKASSDTQLHKLEDLLTEANSRNEDLQKALTEVNVAKNRLTADNNDLSRQLEDAENRAGQMSRTKTLLASQNDELKKQLEEEIKTKMALSSSLSTLRQDSELLKEQLEEEQESKLELQRLVSKLNSEVTHWRTRYEADAIQHTDELEDAKKKLSSRLQEAEEAVEATQAKCSNLEKTKQRLQGEVEELCLDLEKANGSATVLDKKQKVMEKQLSDWRQKCEDLVSEVEGCQKESRQHATELFKLKTTYEEALEQGEALRRENKAFQEEIADLTDQLSEGGKSVHELQKAKKKMEMEKEELQASLEESEAALEAEETKVLRLQLELSQAKAETERKLQEKEEEFEAARKNYQRTLESLQASLDAEVKGRTEGVRVKKKLESDLSELELQLDLLTKNNGELMKTIKKMQQQIKDLQAQMEEDSHQHVELREEHTLLERRCTLLVGESEETRAGLEAAERARKALETELLEMTEKYNEINSQFQSANSGKRKLEADLQQLTQEHEELHGEVRAANDKAKKATFEAARVAEELRHEQEHTLQLERVKKGLEAQVKDMTVRLDEAEQLALKGGKKIIQKLEGKVKELELDLDTEQKRHAETVKTLRKNERRLKELLFQSEEDQKNHQRMQELVERLQNKMKAYKRQVEEAEEQANMNLAKYRKTVHELDDAEERADIAESALTKIRTKNRGSFGKGYSSGYSTPFPGVVRSPSSVGSEGRGEKIINDDDSVSSLIPAYLNSLKKLMIE
- the LOC135248415 gene encoding myosin-16 isoform X2 — encoded protein: MSKLITRRQRCHSLSDGSEETNGLQLEPEPEDLDWDNFSMTLQERLAAGQESLQDTEQRCAQLTKAKRELEVQVAGLSERLEEEEGCAAQLAVQRHRLEAECCSLRRDLEELENTLGSVEKDKQSSDLNVQKLSAELSQREDVIQKLQKEKEHLVELSQQAIEDLQSEEETVNLLTKEKAKLQVQAEDLEYLLEQERKQRSDLEKSRRKLEGDSKMTMENLGEMAKMKSSLEEVIKRKDLEINATSSKLEEEEALNISLQRRNKEFQARIEELEEELETEKAMRAKVEKQRSDLTRELDELTDRLEEAGGATASQMEVNKKREAELQRLRRELEEASLQSESLGASLRKRHGEALAELGEQCESLQRTRVKLEKEKQNLRLEVEDLAASVDNLQKAKASSDTQLHKLEDLLTEANSRNEDLQKALTEVNVAKNRLTADNNDLSRQLEDAENRAGQMSRTKTLLASQNDELKKQLEEEIKTKMALSSSLSTLRQDSELLKEQLEEEQESKLELQRLVSKLNSEVTHWRTRYEADAIQHTDELEDAKKKLSSRLQEAEEAVEATQAKCSNLEKTKQRLQGEVEELCLDLEKANGSATVLDKKQKVMEKQLSDWRQKCEDLVSEVEGCQKESRQHATELFKLKTTYEEALEQGEALRRENKAFQEEIADLTDQLSEGGKSVHELQKAKKKMEMEKEELQASLEESEAALEAEETKVLRLQLELSQAKAETERKLQEKEEEFEAARKNYQRTLESLQASLDAEVKGRTEGVRVKKKLESDLSELELQLDLLTKNNGELMKTIKKMQQQIKDLQAQMEEDSHQHVELREEHTLLERRCTLLVGESEETRAGLEAAERARKALETELLEMTEKYNEINSQFQSANSGKRKLEADLQQLTQEHEELHGEVRAANDKAKKATFEAARVAEELRHEQEHTLQLERVKKGLEAQVKDMTVRLDEAEQLALKGGKKIIQKLEGKVKELELDLDTEQKRHAETVKTLRKNERRLKELLFQSEEDQKNHQRMQELVERLQNKMKAYKRQVEEAEEQANMNLAKYRKTVHELDDAEERADIAESALTKIRTKNRGSFGKGYSSGYSTPFPGVVRSPSSVGSEGRGEKIINDDDSVSSLIPAYLNSLKKLMIE